In Campylobacterota bacterium, one DNA window encodes the following:
- the dnaE gene encoding DNA polymerase III subunit alpha: MSKHFTHLHLHTEYSLLDGMIKVPDLVRHAKTQEWKAVGISDHGNIFGAVKFFQLAKKEGLKAVLGAEMYFCPDITIKDAKNKYFHLILIVQNRVGYQNLCKLMAMSYEQGYYFKPRIDYAMLEKYSEGLISTTACVGGHIPSLLQEENYDEAQSRIEWFVDVFGRDRFYFELQPVTFEKQALANKLLFEYSAKNNINCIATSDAHYLCHDDKEAHEVLLSVQTKGLLSDPDRYSFGECQAYVRSTQEMLNAFPEREDLIWNTGKIADMCEFEFEFGKLFFPAFPVPEGYNEESFFTRQCQDGLQRLKNGNLIPADKHEVYDTRLKLEMDLLIKMGFVGYFLVVSDFIQWAKQQNISVGPGRGSGAGSLVAWAMQITNVDPIKYNLLFERFLNPERVSMPDFDIDFCINRREEVINYVKDKYGHDCVCQIITFGTMMAKGVIKDVARVLGFPFQDSNAITDLVPDQLKITIKEAIEQEPRLKSLIESNPEIGRLIDICFKLEGVTRHASKHAAGLVISPEPLAGCLPLYIPPKTHDLVAQYAMTELEAIGFLKMDFLGLKNLTVIDYALKAIKQNHGVTIDLDQLTLDDPKTFELLCKGQTKGVFQFESSGIQDVLCRLQPDKFEDLIAVNALYRPGPLGSGMVDDFIDRRHGKKEIVYMFPELEPILKETYGVIVYQEQVMKIAGAIAGYSLGAADILRRAMGKKKAEVMAEQKEKFVAGAKEKGFDEKKAAELFDLMAYFAGYGFNKSHSTAYALIAYHTAYLKANYPHEFMAALISFETHNPDQMTNYLQEMSDMHITVLPPSIAESEMSFTASKDGVRFGLEGIKNVGHAALENLITERGKKPFADMLDFCKRIDLRVANKRVLESLIYAGAFDSLPGNRAQKIAELDKIINMAQEYKKAAETGQMGLFGGGVQVHENEQGQRYTFALLDDFPDKEKLEKEKEVVGFYLSSHPLKSYPVVKWLEHTPFAKTLELLENITSLREPTVTCCGLAQSHKVITTKKGDRMAFMQCEDFSGHAEIIIFPSLFAKVEQLLDEHNVFVIKGNLDITAQNKCKIKAQELIPIDSLLDEQNTKQHVTLTLPRQPSQRTLEKIKALCQQQGSGSPLTLRFHENENLLALHAQKKISYSIDQLKELEQEGIAISMIL; encoded by the coding sequence ATGAGCAAACACTTTACCCACCTTCATCTTCATACTGAATATTCACTTCTTGACGGTATGATCAAAGTTCCCGACCTTGTCAGACATGCAAAAACACAAGAATGGAAGGCCGTTGGCATTTCAGATCATGGCAATATTTTTGGTGCCGTTAAATTTTTTCAACTGGCAAAAAAAGAAGGCCTTAAGGCTGTTCTTGGTGCTGAAATGTACTTTTGCCCAGACATTACTATCAAAGATGCAAAAAATAAGTATTTTCACCTCATCTTGATTGTCCAGAATCGTGTTGGCTATCAAAACTTGTGCAAGCTCATGGCAATGTCGTATGAACAGGGGTACTACTTTAAGCCCCGTATTGACTATGCAATGCTTGAAAAATACAGCGAAGGCTTGATCAGTACCACTGCCTGTGTGGGGGGACATATACCGTCACTGCTGCAAGAAGAAAATTATGATGAGGCACAATCTCGCATAGAGTGGTTTGTAGACGTATTTGGCCGTGATCGTTTTTATTTTGAGTTGCAACCTGTAACATTTGAAAAACAAGCACTTGCGAACAAACTCTTGTTTGAATACAGTGCAAAAAATAACATCAACTGTATTGCAACATCGGATGCGCACTATCTATGCCATGATGACAAAGAAGCTCACGAAGTACTCCTGTCAGTACAAACCAAAGGACTTTTGTCCGACCCTGACCGCTACAGTTTTGGTGAATGTCAGGCGTATGTGCGCAGCACACAAGAAATGCTTAACGCTTTTCCTGAACGAGAAGATCTGATTTGGAATACAGGAAAAATCGCAGACATGTGTGAGTTTGAGTTCGAATTTGGCAAACTTTTTTTTCCTGCGTTTCCTGTACCTGAAGGCTATAACGAAGAAAGCTTTTTTACCAGGCAATGCCAGGACGGACTGCAACGCCTAAAAAATGGCAATCTTATTCCTGCTGACAAACACGAAGTATACGACACGCGACTTAAGCTTGAAATGGATCTGCTCATTAAGATGGGTTTTGTTGGCTACTTTCTGGTTGTTAGTGATTTTATTCAGTGGGCAAAACAACAAAATATTTCTGTGGGCCCTGGGCGCGGTTCTGGTGCCGGGTCGCTCGTTGCATGGGCAATGCAAATCACTAACGTCGACCCTATCAAATATAACTTACTCTTTGAACGCTTTCTTAACCCTGAGCGTGTCAGCATGCCTGACTTTGATATCGATTTTTGCATAAACCGACGCGAAGAAGTGATTAACTACGTTAAAGACAAATACGGTCATGACTGCGTCTGTCAAATCATCACGTTTGGTACCATGATGGCAAAGGGCGTGATCAAAGACGTTGCCCGCGTCCTTGGCTTTCCTTTTCAAGATTCAAACGCAATTACCGACCTTGTTCCTGACCAGCTCAAAATAACAATCAAAGAAGCCATCGAACAAGAGCCCCGCCTTAAAAGCTTGATTGAAAGCAACCCTGAAATTGGGCGTCTCATTGACATCTGTTTTAAACTTGAGGGTGTCACACGCCATGCGTCAAAGCACGCTGCCGGACTGGTTATTTCGCCTGAGCCGTTGGCTGGTTGCCTGCCCCTTTACATTCCACCCAAAACCCATGACCTTGTTGCTCAGTATGCGATGACTGAACTTGAGGCTATTGGCTTTTTAAAGATGGACTTTTTGGGGCTAAAAAACTTAACCGTCATTGACTATGCACTCAAAGCAATCAAACAAAATCATGGCGTTACTATTGATCTTGATCAGCTTACCCTGGATGACCCTAAGACATTTGAACTTCTGTGCAAAGGACAAACGAAGGGCGTATTCCAATTTGAATCCAGTGGGATTCAAGATGTGCTCTGTCGCCTGCAACCAGACAAGTTTGAAGACCTGATCGCCGTCAACGCACTCTACCGGCCGGGACCATTAGGATCTGGCATGGTGGACGACTTTATTGATCGTCGTCATGGTAAAAAAGAAATTGTGTACATGTTCCCTGAGCTTGAGCCTATTTTGAAAGAAACGTATGGCGTTATCGTTTACCAAGAACAGGTTATGAAAATCGCTGGAGCCATTGCAGGGTACAGTCTAGGTGCTGCTGACATTTTACGTCGTGCCATGGGTAAGAAAAAAGCCGAAGTAATGGCAGAGCAAAAAGAAAAATTTGTTGCTGGGGCAAAAGAAAAAGGCTTTGACGAAAAAAAAGCAGCAGAACTTTTTGACCTGATGGCTTATTTTGCCGGGTACGGTTTTAATAAGTCACACTCAACAGCATATGCGCTTATTGCCTACCACACGGCGTACTTAAAAGCAAACTACCCCCACGAGTTTATGGCAGCTCTGATATCCTTTGAAACACACAATCCAGACCAAATGACCAACTATCTACAAGAAATGAGTGACATGCACATTACTGTGCTACCACCATCAATTGCAGAATCTGAAATGTCGTTTACTGCCAGCAAAGATGGTGTGCGGTTTGGGCTTGAGGGAATTAAAAATGTTGGGCATGCAGCCCTTGAAAACCTTATCACCGAACGAGGCAAAAAACCATTTGCTGACATGCTTGATTTTTGTAAACGCATAGACCTGCGCGTTGCCAATAAACGCGTGCTTGAAAGCCTTATTTACGCTGGAGCTTTTGACAGCCTACCTGGCAATCGAGCACAAAAAATTGCAGAGCTTGATAAAATTATCAACATGGCACAAGAGTACAAAAAGGCTGCCGAAACAGGGCAAATGGGACTGTTTGGTGGCGGTGTACAAGTCCATGAAAACGAACAAGGCCAGCGCTACACATTTGCGTTGCTCGATGACTTTCCAGACAAAGAAAAACTGGAAAAAGAAAAAGAAGTTGTTGGCTTTTACCTCAGCTCACATCCTCTCAAAAGTTATCCCGTTGTTAAATGGCTTGAGCACACACCATTTGCAAAGACGCTTGAACTCCTTGAAAACATCACCTCACTGCGTGAACCAACGGTAACCTGTTGTGGGCTTGCACAAAGTCATAAAGTCATAACCACCAAAAAAGGCGACCGCATGGCCTTCATGCAATGTGAAGATTTTTCTGGGCATGCCGAAATTATTATTTTCCCTTCTTTGTTTGCCAAAGTTGAGCAGCTCCTGGATGAGCACAACGTTTTTGTCATCAAGGGCAACTTAGATATTACCGCACAAAACAAGTGTAAAATTAAGGCGCAAGAGCTCATACCCATTGACAGCTTACTCGATGAACAAAACACAAAGCAGCATGTTACATTAACACTACCCAGACAACCATCGCAGCGCACGCTTGAAAAAATCAAAGCACTCTGCCAGCAGCAAGGTAGCGGCAGTCCTTTAACATTGCGCTTTCATGAAAACGAGAACTTGCTCGCTCTCCATGCGCAGAAAAAGATATCTTACTCGATTGATCAACTCAAGGAGCTTGAACAAGAGGGCATTGCTATCTCAATGATTTTGTAA
- a CDS encoding sodium:calcium antiporter encodes MDFALATHLVCVAGGLGVLWWSGDLVVHYSVEVAKAFGLTTFFLGFIVLAMAADVPELAVALTSAFQGVSEVSAGNLIGANFTDIALVIGLTLLLAGRGISVSESDRRKLLLMLSLTAFVLMIGFLVQPLTRVHGAMLIGVYVGLMGWMWKNRHEHDMLDEEVTSITHDVEQHPDTFLKSRWGLVLKLVASLGLVMGVSEIIVYSTTEVASLLMLPLETIGSTILAIGTSLPELSLSLSALRRKEYSLAIGPTLGTVFEQGTLIMGLLALFSGKPVNLAGLHAQFFFMLAAVVVMCIALLRDSKVPRQTGFALISLFVLYFAYHINMA; translated from the coding sequence ATGGATTTTGCGCTGGCTACGCACCTAGTTTGCGTAGCGGGGGGATTGGGAGTTCTTTGGTGGTCTGGAGATCTAGTAGTTCATTACTCAGTGGAAGTTGCTAAGGCCTTTGGCCTGACGACATTTTTCTTGGGCTTTATTGTCCTTGCAATGGCAGCAGACGTTCCTGAACTTGCTGTTGCGCTGACTTCCGCGTTTCAGGGGGTCAGTGAAGTTTCTGCGGGCAACTTGATAGGTGCTAATTTTACCGACATTGCCTTGGTCATCGGCTTGACGCTTTTGCTTGCCGGTCGGGGCATTTCCGTGTCAGAGTCTGACCGCCGTAAATTGTTGCTTATGCTTTCTCTTACCGCTTTCGTTCTCATGATTGGTTTCCTCGTACAACCACTCACGCGAGTGCATGGTGCTATGCTGATTGGTGTCTACGTAGGCCTTATGGGATGGATGTGGAAAAATCGACATGAACACGACATGCTTGACGAGGAAGTAACAAGCATTACACACGATGTTGAGCAGCATCCTGATACATTTTTAAAATCACGCTGGGGGCTTGTACTCAAATTAGTTGCAAGTCTCGGTCTTGTGATGGGTGTTTCAGAAATTATTGTTTACTCAACCACTGAGGTAGCAAGTTTGCTTATGTTGCCGCTTGAGACAATAGGGTCAACCATTCTTGCCATTGGAACATCACTGCCAGAGCTTTCATTGAGTCTTAGTGCGCTGCGCCGCAAAGAATATAGCCTGGCAATAGGGCCAACGCTTGGTACCGTATTTGAACAAGGCACACTCATTATGGGCCTACTAGCCTTATTTTCAGGCAAACCAGTAAATCTGGCTGGCCTTCATGCGCAGTTTTTCTTCATGCTTGCGGCCGTCGTTGTGATGTGTATTGCACTGCTGCGTGATAGTAAAGTTCCTCGTCAAACAGGTTTTGCGCTTATCAGTCTGTTTGTGCTGTACTTTGCGTATCACATTAATATGGCATAA